The following DNA comes from Rhodanobacter sp. AS-Z3.
GGGTCTGCCGGCCAATCACTGGAAGCGCACCACCACGACCGGCAGCGCCAACGCGGTGACTTACTTCGACGCGATGCTGCGCCCGGTGTTGAGTGACAGCGCCATCGGTAGCACCGTGCAAGCCAGCACCGCAGTCACCTACGACTCGAAGGGACAAAAGGTGTTCGCCTCGTACCCCAGTGCGACCGCTCAGACCTTTACGTTGACTCCTGCGAGTCCCGGCAGCCACACCACCTACGATGCACTGGGGCGCGCCATTCAGGTGCAGCAAACTTCCGAGCTGGGCACGCTGACCAGCAGCACGGCCTATCTCTCCGGTGCGCGTCAACAAGTCACCGATCCCAAGGGCAATGTCACCACCACCCGTTTCCAGGTGTTCGACGAGCCGTCCTACAACGCCGTCATCCAGGTGCAGGCGCCGGCGGGGATTACCCAAACCATCGCCCGCGATATCTATGGCAACCCGCTCTCGATCACGCAGTCCGGTCTGTATGGTACTGAGTCGGATAGCGTGACCAAGACACTGATCTACGACAGCTATCACCGCGTGTGCCGCACCACCGAGCCGGAAAGCGGCAGCGAAATCGTGCATTACGACGCCGCCAACAATCTGGACTGGAGTGCGTCCGGCCTGACCATCAGTCCCACCGACATCACGTGCGCACAGGGACAGGTTGCCACCGCCGCGCAGACGGCACGTACCTACGATGCGATGAATCGTGTCACCACGATCCAGCCGCCTTCGGGCACGCAGAGCACCAGCTACGGCTACGACGCGGTCGGTCGGCTCACCAGTGCCGTCTCGGGGATCAGCAACTGGAGCGGCACCTACAACTACCGCGGCATGCTGACCGGCGAGAGCCTGCAGCTGGTCGGCCAGAACGCCTGGGGCATCGGCTATGCGCACGACGCCAATGGCAGCCTCAGCCTGATCCACTACCCCGACGGCGAGAACGTCAGCTACGCGCCCGATGCGCTGGGCCGGCCTACGCAAGCGGGCAGTTATGCGAGCGGTATCAGCTACTTTCCCAATGGGCAAGTAGCGCAGTTCACCTACGGCAACGGCACCAGCTACGTGGCCGAACAAAACGCGCGTCAGTTGCTCAGCAACTTCAGCTATGGGTCCGGTAGCACCGTGCAGTTGAGCGAAGACCTGGCCTACGATGCCAACGGCAACATCAGCACGGTGAGCGACCTGGCCGGTGGGCCGCGCAACAAGAGCTTTGGCTACGACGCACTAAACCGGTTGACCAGCGCCACGGCGGCAGGTCTGTGGGGTACCCAAGCGTTTACCTACGACGCCATCAACAACCTGCGCACACTGCAGACTGGTGCACAGCTCTCGACCTATGCCTACGACATCAGCAACAAGCTGACGAGCATCAGCAGCGGCGGCAGCACGGTCGCTAGTTATCTCTACGACACCCGCGGCAACGTCATCGGCAAAAATGGAACCACGCTGGTGTACGACCAAAAGAATCAGTTGACCCAGATCGCTGGCAGCGGCGCCTATGCCTACGATGCATCGGGACGGCGGGTTTCGAAGACGGCAGGTGGCGTCACGACGTACTACTTCTACAGTCAGGCTGGGCAGTTGATGTACCAGTGGGCGCCGAGCCTGGCGCAAAGCACCGACTTCATCTATCTCGGCAGCAAGATGATCGGCGACAACGAAAGCGTGGTGCTAGGCGCGCCGGCCACGATCGGTTTCGATGCCAATCCGAACAACGGCAGCTATACGGTGAGCTGGGGCGCGGTAGCTGGAGCCAGCAGCTATCTGCTGCAGGAGCGAGCCAACGGCGGTGCGTGGACCACGGTCTACAGCGGCAGTGCAAGCAGTACTACCCTCAGCGCTCGTGCCGGCGGGAGCTACGTGTACCAGGTGGAAGGCTGTATCGGCGCCACCTGTGGTGCGTTCACCAGCTCAGCCACGCTGGGCGTAAGGCCGGCGGTACCGACGGTGAGCGTGCCGACTGGCACGATCAACGGCACCTTTACGGTGAGCTGGACAGCGCCCGTCAGCACGACGGGCTACACCGTGCAGGAGAGCTTCAACGGCGGCGCGTGGAATACGATTGCCAGTAACACCACAGCCACCTCGATCAGCCGTCCGGGTACTACCAGCGGCAGCTATACCTACCAGGTCGCCGCCGCCAACGGGTATGGCAATCGCGGCTGGGCGGCGTCCAGGGCGGTCACCGTCGACATCACCTATGGCGTGCTGCCGACGACGCCTGCTGCATTGAGCGTTCCTGCCAGCAGCAACAACGGCAACGCCTCAGTGAGCTGGAGCGCCGCGACGCTGGCAACGCGTTACGTAGTGCAGCAAAGCAGCAACGGTGGCACCAGTTGGGCTGGCATCTACAACGGTGCGGGAACCAGCACCGCCGTCTCCGGCTTAACTGATGGTAGTTACCTGTTCCAGGTGCAAGCGTGCAACACCTATGGATGCAGCGGCTGGAAAGCGGGCAGTGCCACATTGGTGGTGACGACTCCGCCGACCACGGCACCCACGGTAAGCGCGCCTGCCAGCAGCAGCAACGGTAGTTATACCGTCAGCTGGAGCGGCGTATCCGGCTCGGTGAGCTACACCCTGCAGGAGCAGATCAACGGCGGTGGCTGGAGCACGGTGCAGACCAATGCCCTGACCAGCTGGAGCACCAGTGGTCGAGGCAACGGCACCTATGGCTATCGGGTGCAAGCGTGCAACGTGGGTGGCTGTGGGCCGTGGAGCGCGACCGGCACCACAACGGTGCTCTTGCCGCCCGCCGCACCAACCAGCATCAGCGTGCCGGCCACTAGCAGCGGCAGCATCGCGGTCAGCTGGGCGGCCAGCGCCACGACAACGACCTACGGTTTGGATCAGAGTGTCAATGGTGGCGCGTGGGCGCAGGTCTATGCGAACAGTGCTACCAGCACCAGCCTGACAGTGAGCGTCTCCGGTAGCTACAGCTATCGTGCCTCTGCCTGCAATGCGAGCGGTTGCAATGGCGATGCCGTCAGTAGCGCCGTAGTGGTAACGATTCCGCCCGGCAGCGCGCCGAGTATTAGCGTGCCGGCAAGCAGCGGCACCGGCAGCTTCAGCGTGAGCTGGGGTGGCGTAAGCGGAGCGACCAGTTATACCTTGCAGGAGAGCGTCAACGGCGGCGGATGGAGCACGGTACAGGCAAGCGGCGCTATTAGTTGGGGCACCAACGGTAGGGGCAACGGCAGCTACGGCTATCGGGTGCAAGCGTGCAACGTGGGTGGCTGTGGGCCGTGGAGCGCGACCGGCACCACAACGGTGCTCTTGCCGCCCGCCGCACCAACCAGCATCAGCGTGCCGGCCACCAGCAGCGGCACCATCGCGATCAGCTGGGCGGCTAGTGCGACGACGACCACCTACGCCCTTGATCAGAGCGTCAATGGCGGTGCATGGGTGCAGGTCTACGCGAACAGCGCCACCAGTACCAGCCTGAACGTGGGCGTGTCTGGCACCTACAGCTATCGTGCCTCTGCCTGCAATGCGAGCGGTTGCAATGGCTATGCGGTCAGTAGCGCCGTAGGGGTAACGATTCCGCCCGGCAGCCCGCCGAGTATTAGCGTGCCAGCAAGCAGCAGCACCGGCAGCTTCAGCGTGAGCTGGGGTAGTGTAAGTGGAGCGACCAGTTATACCTTGCAGGAGAGCGTCAACGGCGGCGGCTGGAGCACGGTGCAGGCAAGCGGCGCTATTAGCTGGGGCACCAGCGGCCGGGGCAATGGCAGCTACGGGTATCGGGTACAGGCGTGCAATAGCGGTGGCTGTGGAGCATGGAGCGCGACAGGCACGACCGCTGTGGCTTTGGTTCCGGCTTCACCCAGCGCGCCGACCTTGAACGTCACGGGCCCTTCCAGCAAGCCGGTAGTGACTGCAAACTGGGCGGGCGTGGCGGGTGCGACCAGTTACGTGGTGGAGGAGACAGACCCGGATGGCACTATCAGCACGTTCTACAGCGGACCCAACACCACGGCCCGAATGCTGATATTCCAGACTGGGTCGGTGAAATTCCGAACGCAGGCCTGCAATACTGCGGGTTGCTCGACCTTCAGCGGCTACAGCTTTGTCACGTTGCATTCGGGCAATGCGAATCTGTTGAAGCAGCAGCCGGTGAGCGCCAGCTCGGTACAGGGAGGTGTCCAGTGAACACGCTCATCCGCATATTCAGTGTGCTGGTCTTGTGGCTGCTGGTCAGCCTCGCGCATGCAGGGACCCGCCACTACTACTACACCGACCCGCAGGGGACGCCGCTGGCCAAAGCGGATGCTAGTGGCACAATCATCGCTACCTACGACTACGCGCCGTACGGGGTGGCGGTGGCGAGCATGAGTCCGGCACCGAATGGGCCGGGGTATACGGGGCATGTGAATGATCCGGATACTGGGTTTGTGTATATGCAGGCGCGCTATTACGATCCCGCCACCGGGCGCTTCCTCAGCGTTGATCCGGTGACGCCGACTGCTGGCGCTCTGTTTGGCTTCAATCGGTACGACTACGCCAACAACAACCCGATCAATCACACGGATCCGGATGGTCGTAGTACTTGTGCGAATGCGAGTTGCACATTGTCAAGAATAGACAGCGTTGTGCCGAGAGCAAATTCTCAGCCTCCTCCGGTCAATGGATCACAAGGAATCAGCTCTTCATCTGCAGTTGGGCGAAATGTATCTGCCGGATATGCCGTCAACATAACTTTTCAAAACGACAATCCGCATGGCGCTAGTCCGGATCAGCCAATTTCCACCGCAACTGCAAATACAGTTGAGAGCACAATTACAGCGTCCGGTGTGCAATCTGTGAACATTAATAGTTCAACTGGCGGTGCGCATGCAGTCCACAGCTTGCATGCGCAGGGTCGTGCAGTGGACATAGACCGAGTGGATGGGCAGCGGGTAGGTCGCGGAAACGCTGGTGCGGCCGATCTTCAACGCGCTGCGCATCAAAATGGCGACGTCAGAGAGAACTTTGGGCCGACAATGATGGAAAGGAGAAATGTTACTGATGGGAGTACTACTCATGTCGCCAATCAAGCCCTCACGAACGAGCATCGAACACATATTCATGTTGGGGGAGAAGACTAATATGCGCAAATTAGTGTTCGTTCTGGTCGCGATATTTGTCTCCCCGAGTGCTTTTCCGGCTGACCTTCAACTTCGATTATCAAATAGCTCGCGTTTAGAGGTGGTGGGGTCCTTTACGTCGCGGGAACTTTGGAACGTAACCGCGCCGTCATCTGTTACGAACGGGAATGCTATCGTGGATTCTCGAGTATTTGACGCCGAAGCTAGGCCTTCAGACGGCAAATGGCGTGGCTGTGCGATCGTAATGGTAGGAACAGGTGACCTTGGCGTGCGGCCTGTTGCATTTCGGGTATGGACAACAGACCGTTGTGAGCTGTCTGTGACCTCTGTGAAAACAAGTCCGCGCACTGGCTCAGAATTCAGAATGAAACTAAACGAGCGCGAAACTGCAGAGATTTTCGTTAATGCCAGTCTTGATGTCAGCGTTAACGGGAAGGTGATAGGTCGCATCAGCGAATAATACGTAGGCACAAAGGTAGGGCACAAAGGGAACGGAGGGCGAGCCAAAGGGGTCAGAGACATTATCCGACGAGTAGTGGTGAAGCTTGGTTCGGGCTGTGAGAATGAAGCCCAAGTGCGCACCGAATACCGTCCCGACACGGTAAAATGGAACTCGCTATCACGCGGCTCGTTTTTCCCTAGCCGCTGGGAAATAGCGCACCCCTCACCGTGGAAATAGGCCCTGCCATGACCGACGCTGAACATGCCGACCTGCTGCGTCG
Coding sequences within:
- a CDS encoding RHS repeat-associated core domain-containing protein, whose translation is MNTLIRIFSVLVLWLLVSLAHAGTRHYYYTDPQGTPLAKADASGTIIATYDYAPYGVAVASMSPAPNGPGYTGHVNDPDTGFVYMQARYYDPATGRFLSVDPVTPTAGALFGFNRYDYANNNPINHTDPDGRSTCANASCTLSRIDSVVPRANSQPPPVNGSQGISSSSAVGRNVSAGYAVNITFQNDNPHGASPDQPISTATANTVESTITASGVQSVNINSSTGGAHAVHSLHAQGRAVDIDRVDGQRVGRGNAGAADLQRAAHQNGDVRENFGPTMMERRNVTDGSTTHVANQALTNEHRTHIHVGGED